In one window of Pedosphaera parvula Ellin514 DNA:
- the hemQ gene encoding hydrogen peroxide-dependent heme synthase codes for MSLPTVKLTQGIHVMHLFYRIDRARWAQLGAEASAQSRNKLEALCAANANASHPRLVSYANVSGKADFAFMIYAAELGQVAQIHRDLEACFAPGVLQTVYTYLSITELTEYMPTEEDSRQMLINQEKLTPDSDAFKARMAESAKKRAEYEQYRLYPEMPDWEVMGFYPMNKRRSGGDNWYSLDFAARKRLMGGHARVGRKYAGRISQLITGSTGIDDWEWGVTLMAHQVDALKEIVYEMRFDEVSARFGEFGTFYVNIRLKPADLWNHLHLV; via the coding sequence ATGTCACTTCCCACAGTTAAACTTACCCAGGGCATCCACGTGATGCATTTGTTCTATCGAATTGACCGGGCGCGCTGGGCGCAATTGGGGGCGGAAGCATCCGCTCAAAGCAGAAATAAACTGGAGGCTCTCTGTGCTGCAAACGCAAACGCCAGTCATCCACGCCTGGTCTCCTATGCCAACGTCAGTGGCAAAGCGGATTTTGCTTTCATGATTTATGCCGCTGAACTGGGTCAGGTTGCGCAGATCCATCGCGACCTCGAAGCCTGCTTTGCTCCCGGAGTGTTGCAAACAGTTTACACTTATTTAAGCATCACTGAATTGACTGAATACATGCCCACCGAGGAGGACAGCCGTCAGATGCTCATCAATCAGGAGAAGCTCACACCTGATAGTGACGCCTTTAAAGCACGCATGGCCGAGTCTGCAAAGAAGCGTGCTGAGTACGAGCAGTATCGTCTCTATCCGGAAATGCCGGATTGGGAAGTCATGGGTTTTTATCCCATGAATAAGCGTCGCAGTGGTGGCGATAATTGGTACAGCCTGGACTTCGCAGCACGCAAACGCCTTATGGGTGGTCATGCTCGTGTCGGTCGAAAATACGCTGGTCGCATCTCTCAATTAATCACCGGCTCCACCGGCATTGATGATTGGGAATGGGGAGTGACGTTGATGGCGCACCAGGTGGATGCTTTGAAAGAAATCGTTTACGAAATGCGGTTCGACGAAGTATCCGCACGTTTCGGTGAGTTCGGAACATTCTACGTAAACATACGATTGAAGCCTGCCGACTTGTGGAATCATTTGCATCTCGTGTAG
- the msrA gene encoding peptide-methionine (S)-S-oxide reductase MsrA has protein sequence MKYFILLLTAFSFLVINCAADEPKSAQTKTNMSATTPKIPEGAESITLGAGCFWCTEAVFQQIPGVISVTSGYMGGETKNPTYEQICTGKTGHAEVSRVVFDPKKTSLEKILQVFWNAHDPTSLNRQGGDIGTQYRSAIFYNTDAQKQVAEKSKAEAGKEFTKPIVTEITKAQEFYSAEDYHQDYYRLNKNRNPYCQMVIAPKLKKLGLKN, from the coding sequence ATGAAATACTTTATTTTACTTTTAACGGCCTTCAGTTTTCTAGTCATCAATTGTGCTGCGGATGAACCGAAGTCTGCGCAAACCAAAACCAATATGTCTGCCACTACTCCCAAAATCCCGGAAGGCGCTGAATCGATCACGCTTGGCGCTGGTTGTTTCTGGTGCACCGAAGCTGTTTTTCAACAAATACCAGGGGTTATCTCCGTAACCTCGGGTTACATGGGCGGAGAGACAAAAAACCCCACTTACGAGCAAATCTGCACTGGCAAAACGGGCCATGCAGAAGTATCGCGCGTGGTTTTCGATCCCAAGAAGACGAGCCTGGAGAAGATCCTTCAAGTGTTCTGGAATGCTCACGATCCGACCTCATTGAATCGTCAGGGCGGAGACATCGGAACCCAATATCGTTCCGCGATTTTTTACAACACGGACGCGCAGAAGCAAGTTGCGGAAAAATCCAAGGCCGAAGCGGGTAAAGAATTTACGAAGCCGATTGTGACGGAAATCACCAAGGCGCAGGAGTTTTATTCCGCAGAGGATTACCATCAGGATTATTATCGGTTGAACAAGAACCGAAACCCATATTGTCAGATGGTAATCGCCCCCAAGTTGAAGAAGCTCGGTCTCAAAAACTAA
- a CDS encoding response regulator, whose protein sequence is MTQPLALVLYEKLLPGTQLVNRLHDSGYRVVTVPGVEALVSSAEKERPMLVFADLVSSRAKVSEAIAKLKQNPTTTHLPVVAFVDEKDVASQNEARSAGANLVVNESALLPHLQHFLDQALHID, encoded by the coding sequence ATGACGCAACCGCTCGCGCTTGTATTATACGAAAAATTGCTGCCCGGCACCCAATTGGTGAACCGCCTGCACGATTCCGGCTATCGCGTCGTCACTGTTCCAGGCGTCGAAGCCCTGGTCTCCTCCGCCGAGAAGGAAAGGCCCATGCTTGTCTTTGCCGATCTCGTTTCCTCCCGCGCGAAGGTTTCTGAGGCCATTGCCAAATTGAAGCAGAATCCAACCACCACCCACCTGCCGGTGGTTGCCTTTGTGGATGAAAAGGATGTGGCTTCGCAAAACGAGGCTCGTAGTGCCGGTGCGAACCTTGTGGTTAACGAAAGCGCCTTATTGCCTCATCTCCAACATTTCCTGGACCAGGCCTTGCACATAGACTAA
- a CDS encoding Bax inhibitor-1/YccA family protein, protein MRTTNPTLKAFRSSSGVYGESMTLQGTVNKAGILILLAIASGSFTWSLFRSGGEAMPWALLGLVGGLVLALVTIFRPQVSPYTAPIYAVCEGLILGTISAMSAKAYPGIAFQAMFLTFGTLVGMLMAYKTGLIRATEKVKLMVISATAGIALLYLATIILSFFHIRMPYLHDSSPIGIGISVVIVAVAAMNLVLDFGFIEEGIEYGAPKYMEWYGGFSLLVTLVWLYLEILNLLRKLRSR, encoded by the coding sequence ATGAGAACAACGAATCCAACTCTGAAAGCATTCAGATCATCGTCAGGGGTGTACGGCGAGTCCATGACGTTGCAGGGAACAGTGAACAAGGCGGGTATTCTTATATTGCTTGCCATTGCTTCTGGCTCGTTTACCTGGAGTCTGTTCCGCAGTGGTGGTGAGGCAATGCCTTGGGCCTTGCTTGGCTTGGTTGGTGGGCTGGTTCTGGCGTTGGTTACCATTTTCCGCCCGCAAGTTTCGCCCTACACCGCACCCATTTATGCTGTATGCGAAGGGTTGATCCTTGGCACCATTTCAGCAATGTCTGCGAAGGCATATCCTGGCATCGCCTTTCAGGCGATGTTCCTGACTTTTGGAACGCTGGTTGGAATGTTGATGGCGTATAAGACAGGTCTGATTCGCGCAACGGAGAAGGTCAAGTTGATGGTCATTTCCGCGACTGCCGGCATTGCCCTGCTCTATCTGGCAACCATTATTTTGAGCTTCTTCCACATCCGGATGCCCTATCTGCATGATTCCTCGCCAATTGGCATTGGCATCAGTGTGGTAATTGTAGCCGTGGCTGCGATGAACCTTGTGCTCGATTTCGGCTTCATTGAAGAAGGCATTGAGTATGGCGCACCGAAGTACATGGAATGGTATGGTGGCTTCAGCCTGCTGGTGACACTGGTCTGGTTGTATCTGGAAATCCTGAACTTGCTCCGCAAGCTGCGCAGCAGGTAA